Proteins encoded in a region of the Leishmania infantum JPCM5 genome chromosome 5 genome:
- a CDS encoding surface antigen-like protein, producing MAFSLFSLIGTAAVALLLVVAAPSSADTITVNAATQAWLKMWIKSIPNLQIIWLNPNICSRAGIECVSATNSINIRLDGVTSTGFNFIGTLPEVDSSIDGNELQITSISVRGKARFTGTIPASWSRITRLTRLDFSRTRMSGRIPDELGSLATLVSVDFSNSYFCYGLPNWNASSMPMLSQAIFTNNNMRGPFASSWSTFPASLKLDITGNKLCGCMPSSWDSKSNLVAAAKAMDAGTVSNCFRSCNSASLSYCPAPPTGNGAQMITMTTAVVGLVVAVASLVF from the coding sequence ATggctttctctctgttttccCTCATCGGAACGGCTGCCGTGGCTCTTCTACTTGTGGTGGCTGCGCCAAGCTCTGCTGACACCATTACTGTCAATGCTGCCACACAGGCGTGGCTGAAGATGTGGATTAAGTCTATTCCAAACCTGCAGATCATTTGGTTGAACCCGAACATTTGCTCTCGCGCTGGCATTGAGTGCGTTTCTGCCACCAACTCCATCAACATTCGTCTGGATGGCGTGACGTCCACTGGATTCAACTTCATCGGCACCCTCCCTGAGGTTGACAGCTCCATCGACGGCAATGAGCTTCAGATCACCAGCATCTCCGTCAGAGGCAAGGCTCGCTTCACCGGCACTATCCCTGCGTCGTGGTCGCGCATCACCCGGCTGACTCGCCTGGATTTTAGCAGAACGCGGATGAGCGGCCGGATTCCTGATGAGCTCGGCAGCCTCGCTACCTTGGTGTCTGTCGACTTCTCGAACTCATACTTCTGCTACGGCCTGCCCAACTGGAACGCTTCTAGCATGCCGATGCTTTCACAGGCCATTTTCACGAATAACAACATGCGCGGCCCGTTTGCCTCATCCTGGTCCACCTTCCCAGCTTCCCTGAAGCTCGACATCACCGGCAACAAGCTATGCGGTTGCATGCCCAGCTCGTGGGACTCCAAATCGAACctggtggctgctgccaaGGCCATGGATGCTGGCACTGTCTCCAACTGCTTTCGTTCTTGCAACTCCGCTTCCCTGTCTTACTGCCCGGCTCCGCCCACTGGCAACGGCGCGCAGATGATTACGATGACTACGGCCGTGGTTGGCCTGGTTGTCGCTGTTGCTTCCTTGGTCTTCTGA